From one Bombus pascuorum unplaced genomic scaffold, iyBomPasc1.1, whole genome shotgun sequence genomic stretch:
- the LOC132915606 gene encoding uncharacterized protein LOC132915606: MQMHNMVQQWVAQLSEEPGIQPPCLVQPLMQVRPNPLPRPFSATYGSTLLKSTLIAEPTPSDDLTPSDELTSSDEPMPMARPSRRTSAIISRSWQYPHPLHERFQQRTRRPIMRMPTIGEEEEHHIHLYNGIDGTAAEDFVLILIAPGRQWDN, translated from the exons ATGCAGATGCATAACATGGTCCAGCAGTGGGTCGCCCAACTCAGTGAGGAGCCGGGTATTCAACCGCCTTGCTTGGTGCAGCCGCTTATGCAGGTGAGGCCGAATCCTCTCCCACGACCCTTCTCGGCTACTTACGGCTCGACCTTACTTAAATCGACGCTCATCGCTGAACCGACGCCCAGCGATGATCTGACGCCCAGCGATGAACTGACGTCCAGCGATGAACCGATGCCCATGGCTCGACCATCTCGTAGAACTTCCGCTATTATATCACGAAGCTGGCAATACCCTCATCCATTGCACGAA AGATTTCAACAACGTACCAGACGGCCGATAATGAGAATGCCGACTATCGGCGAAGAAGAGGAGCACCATATACACTTGTATAATGGTATCGACGGTACAGCGGCAGAAGACTTTGTGCTGATATTGATTGCACCCGGCCGACAGTGGGACAATTAA